Genomic segment of Ralstonia pickettii:
GCGCCATTGTCCGCCCCTTCGGTTCGCCCTGCGCGCCCTTCTCTGTTGCAAACGACATCCGCCAGCGGTAAATGACCGGCTGGCTGTTGGCGTTTGTTGCGCCGATCCTGTGCGGGAGTACAGTAGCGACCATCCTCTGCACGCGTTTCCCCAGAACGATGCTGCCTACCGATCCCAACGAGAACTGGTTCCCCGCCAAGCGCTACGGCTGGGGATGGGGCTTGCCTTCGCGTTGGCAGGGCTGGGTGGTGCTCGCCATCTATGCCGTATTGCTGGTGGTTGGCATCATCGGACTGCACCCGGGCACTACACAGTCAAGCTTTGTGGTGTACGTGGCGGGCGTCACGGCGCTGCTGGTGCTCGTTTGTTGGTGGAAGGGCGAGCCGCCGCGCTGGCGTTGGGGACGGGATTGAGCGAGGGGTCAACAGTGAGCAATTTAGATGGGCGCCAGTCGGGCTCATATTCTACGATTGCACGATGAGCCAGCCTCCGTTTCATGCCCGCTCGTAGCCCAAGCGGCGCTGGAATTCAAACCGGCCCTTGTGACGCATGCCTCGTTCATGCCGGATTTGGTGCAAACGCGTTCTTGTCCGACTTCTCGGCGCTGCCTGCCGCAGGCGCGGACATCCCGGCCACCTGCGTGTATTCAAACGCCATCGCGTGTTTTCTGCTGTTGCAAGCATCAAGTCGTTTCAGCGCCCCGCTTTGGCGCGCCGGTGTAACAGGGGCCTCATTCAGAACGGATATGACACCCCGATTTGTATTACCGGATACCAGCGATAACGCGACATCTCGCGTTGCAACTCCTGCAGGCCATTCGTTGCAATAAGGTGGCTATTCACGGGGCCGACCTTTGCGGCCAACTGCGGCGACAAGGTATAGGAAGACTTTGGTATGCCGTAAGCGACACCGATGTCCGCAATGAAGCCGAACCCCTTTGAGGCCGGCCGATGGCCGTAGCCGATGCCGAAATATGGCATCACGGTTGGATATCGGGCTTTTGCAACGGCATACATGCCCGGTAACGCCCGAAGCTTTCTACCCGCGAACGTGTATGTGCCATTGGTCGGCACCGAGGTGCCGCTGAGCTCGTCATCGGAGAACCGTACGCCAGCGGTTGTTCGAAAGCCGCTGCCGCGCAAAGGGAAGATATCGGCGTAAATGCCCCCTTGGCGAAGTCGAATGTCGTCCTGATAGCGATTGCCGCCGAAGCTGAAGTTGTGCGACAAGTTGATCGCGTTGAAATCGACATGCGCGCCAAGCATCGAATTGAAGCTTACCGCCGCCCCAATGCCGGCACCCTGTGTACCGCCTTGCAAAAATATCTCCTGCGCCTGCGTGCTGCCAACGAACATCTCCCCTATTGCTACCCACAAATAGATGGTCTTTTTCACGGGCCTCTCCCCTGACGTGTGCCAGGCCGAGGGCGTATCGACTTAAGCGGTTAGGTCTGTCCCCGCAACGCACTCGGCGTTTCACTGGCGCAACGTCCCCCTGTTGTTTTCGCTGTTTATCGGACTGCAGGTAACGCTAAGGGGTGCGGCATAACCACCGCGGTCTGTCGCGCCCTTGCTCGATCCAATCCCCGATTGCGCCGTTCTTCAACGCCTTCGTGCGATGGTCGACATTGCTCCGTCGACACTCGCACCGGTCGCGTTGGGATAACTGCAAGGAGCGAACCATCGGGCGCAAACCCAGTAGTGGCGGGAGGTTTGCATGGCGGTCACGGATCGTGAGCGCGCCAGACGGGCTGGATGTATCAGATTTGATGCGTGGTATCCCGTGGTCAGTTCCCGCACGGGGCTAAGCGGTCCGTGAATCGGATGAACACGTGTGGATCGCCACGTATGCGGGAATACTCTTGTATCGAGCCGGTGCAAGTTGCGGTGCTGGGGGCGGGGCGCCGCGTTGACCCTACTGACCCTACACCGGAATTAGTACCGTCCAGAAGTGGAGATTTCCGGCGTCGTTGATTCGTCCGCCGAGGTGTTTTTCCTTGCCTGACGGGCGAATTCGGCGGGTGTCGCCCACTGCAGTGCGGAGTGGGGACGGCTCTCGTTGTAGTACCTCCGCCAGTCGGCGATTTTGCTCCGAGCATCGTCCAAGGACAAGAACCAATGCTCGTTCAGGCATTCCTGCCGGAACCGCCCGTTGAAGCTTTCCACCTTGGCATTGTCGGTCGGCGTGCCTGGCCGGCTGAAGTCGAGTTCCACGCCGTGCTCGTATGCCCACCGGTCCATCGCCTTCGAGATGAATTCGCTGCCGTTGTCCACCTTGATGGTCTGAGGCGCGCCGCGCTCGGCAACCACTGCGTCAAGCACTCGCACAACGTCTTCCCCCTTCAGGCTTTGGCCGACTTCGATGGCCAAGCTTTCTCTGGTGTAGTTGTCCACCACGGTCAACGCGCGCAGGCGCCGACCATCAAACAAGGCATCGGATACAAAGTCCATGCTCCAGATTTCGTTGATAGCCGTGACGATGCTCTTGGGCTGGCGTAGCCGCGCCGACTTGTTGCGCTTGGGACGCTTATGCCGCAGCGACAGACCTTCGGCCCGGTACAAGCGATAAACACGTTTGTGATTGTCTTTCCAGCCTTCCCGCTGCAGCATCACGTGCACCCGGCGATAGCCGTAGTGCACGCGTGTGGCCGCTATCTCTTTGATGCGTGCAAGCAATGCCGACGAGTCCCGAGCAACCGACCGATACCCATACAGCGAGCGTGACATGTGGAACAACGCGCAAGCCTTAGTCAGGCTCACACGATAGCGGTCACGCAACTCGTCAATCAGCGTGCGCTTGCGGGAAGGCTTCAGAGCTTTTTTGAGAGCACGTCCTGCAGCATGGCCTTATCCAGGCTCAGGTCCGCCACCAGCCGCTTGAGCTTCGCATTCTCCTCCTCGAGCTGCCGCATCCGGCGCAGCTCCGAAGGGCCGACGCCCCCGTACCTCTTCTTCCAGTTGTAGAACGTCGCTTCGCTGATGCCCAGCTTGCGGCACACCTCCTCGACCTTCGTACCCAGTTCCGCTTGCTTGAGCGCGAACGCTATCTGCGCCTCAGTGAACTTGCTCGTCTTCATGGCATGTCTTCCATTTCAAATCGTGAAAATCATGCCGGATTCTCTACTTCTCAGCGGTACTGTTTCTTGGTGTAGGGTCAGAGCAGCCAATTATTTTCGATGCAGAACCTAGTAATGGTCTGTAGATGGCTTCATTAAGCCGTTTTCCATGCCTGTGGCTCGAGTTGTGTACTAACTTGTGTACTAAAAAACGATAGCGTGGGCATCGGTGTGCTCCTGCTCAAAAGTTGAGGTTTCCATCGGGCATAATATGGCATCTCAGTCATATAACGACCCCGATGAATCGCGCCGAAGCGCCTGCTCCCTGGCTTTGTAGGTCAGATTCGCCTGTTTCCCGCGCCCACGGCGCGCGGCACGGCACAGGTCGGCCGTCAGTGATACGTGAGACATCAACACCCCCAATCGATCCAGTTCTGAGGCTCGACCCCATGTCGTCTCCCACAATGGGCAACGGTGTGCCGACGCGAAGGCGCCGAGGAGACAACAGACAGGGGCACGAGCCTCGATTGGTGAGTTAGCGAGTGTTCTGCGCCAGCAAGCTGGCGTAGCCCCCAACAGCCCTCAAATCGAGGGCCATCTGGTGGGGTCACACTTCTCCCGTCTGTTCCGTTGAATTCGGCGTTGTCGATCGATCGAGGGCGCCACACTTCGACCGCGTCAGTTGCTGGATGCCCCGGTACGTCGGGGATCGATTGCAGGCGTAAGCGATCAACACGTCAGCGCGGAGCCTTGGTGAAAGGCGGTGCGATAGGCGTGCGAAGGCTTCGCAGGGGCGCGTGATAGCGCGTCTCAAGTTGATTGCCGATAGTCGGCACACGGAACAAACGGGTTTGCTACTCCGCAGAACACGGAAGGCAATAACGGCGTCTAGTGGTGGCGCGCATTGATGTCGGTCCAAAAACTATGGACGGACTTAGGGCGTAGGCCCTACTCAACAGTTCATACGATGGCGTGGCCACCGCGCTCGCAGTGCGAGCTTACATTTCATGGCTGGATGCGTCCCAGCTGACATTCGATGCCTTCATCAAGGCGAGGTTTGCAGGTGCAGAGTAAATCCCGCTTTTGGATTCCGCAAGCCATTTCAGCTGTGGCCCGTGCGCAGAGGCGGGCGTGTCATAGCGTGGTCGTCTCGATTACAGAGTGACGCATTTCGATTTCCGCGACGGCATCGGCTCGGCAGGTGCTTTCGCAAAGTGATGCTCTTCCGGAGCGCAAACTACGTGTGTCACCTTCCGACAACACGGTGATCGCAATCGCACAGCGGAGGCGAGAAAAAAAACGGTTGCGATTGATCCTTACTGCTTCTTGTTCGGCGGGGCCCTGTGCGATCGGCGGATAGGCTCAGATTTGCGCACTCATTCAACCGGACACGTGGGCGCTGAGCACCGCCGTCGCCTCCATCTCCAAGGCGGGTTTGACGGTGCCAGCCTCGTCCTTCCAGAGCGAGGGAGTGATCCTGCCTTGCAGCACGACAGTCGCACCGTCATCAAGGCTGAGCAGGACCTCTCGCACCTCGTGCACGTAGGCTGCCACATTGACCTGAACACCCTCACCACCGGCAGCAGCGGCACGTATTCGGACAACCACGGCCGCTTTGCCGCCCTTCCCTGACCGAATTTCCGGCCGGCCACATACCTTCCCGGCAATTGCGCCGTCGATCATGCCTGCTGCCCTCCGGCAGCCATCTGCGGGCCTTCCCGCACGAACCGATACGCAATCGGCATCGCTTTAAGGGCGACGCCGGCTCTCTCAGGCATAGCCGCGCAGCCTGCGCGCCAAAAGCTCGATATGCACGCCTGCGGTAACTCGACCGATTCAGTCTCGGCAAACCCGGCGGCGCGGGCAGCGCGGACAACGTCCTCGGGCACATATGGCACGTAGCCCAGTGCTTCGGCGAACCCACGCACATTGAGTGTCGTAAGGTCATAGGCAAAGAACACGCCACCAGGGCGCAGTACGCGCGCAGCCTCGCGCAAGAATGGCTGCAGATCCGCATGCCCCATGGCGTAATTGGCCATCACGCCATCAAACGCGCCGTCTGGCGCATCTATCGCCTCCATGTCGCCATGGATTTTCGGGAAGTCCTGGCACAGGGCAAGTTGGGCTGCCGAGCAGTTCTGAAGCGTGAAGCTCAGGTCCGGACGTAGTGCGTGCATGATCTCTGCGACAGCGCCGACGCCACAACCAATGTCCAACACGTGAGCGCTATTCGGAAAGCGCGCTAGCGTCGCCAAAGCGGCAACATGCTCGGCATCATCTTCGCTAAATCGGAAGATTTGCAGGATGCGTTGACCTTCCGCTACCAATGCAACCGTCATTTCACCAACGAGCGCATCGTTCTCATAGAAGGCGATGGCATGGGCAATTTTGATCTCTTCGGCGTAGTCGTTCATCGTCAATCTCCCGCCCCTTCATCGCCAACCGGCTCCAATTCGCCCAGCGCAATTTTCATCAGGCGAACGTGCCGCTCCTGCTCGGACTGGATCAAGCGCAGGCGCCGCTCGTATTCGGCGGCTGCATCAGGGTGACGGTCCCGCAGGTAACGCAGCTTGTTGCCGCTCTCGTTGAGCCATGCCGTGCAGTGCAGACAATCAAGCGAGCCCATCCCGTAGGCATAGGAGTGCGGAATCTCGACACCCTCAGCGCGCAGGTAAGCGAATACGTCATCCTTCGACCAGTTGCGCAGTGGAAACAGGAATGTGCGGTCATTGGGATCGTGGCCACCGCTCAAGGCGTAGTTGTTGGTCAATTTCTCATCCTCGCGATCGCCACGAATCACAAGGTCAATGCCCAACTCATTGACCTTGTTGTACATGGGCAGCCACCAGTTGCTCCAACAGCATTCGAACTTCGAATGGACTTTGAATCTCGGTGCGGACGCTTCGGCCATACGTCCCACCGGTGTTGCGCTCAGTGGCACCATATCTGCCGGGTACGTCTGCTCCGGTGAGTGTCCTCGAACGTAGCCCGGCCCCTCGACTTCCACGAAGTTCGGAACGAGCTGCCGCACACGTTCCATCTGCTCGACGGTTTCCGGGAACGGGTCGCCTGCATTGGCCCACATGACGAGCACTCGGTTCCACCATGGACGCAGCAGATACAAGCAAGCCAGCGAGTCCTTGCCGCCCGAAAACAGGAGCACTGGGCGCTGGTGCGTCTGTATGGTCCGTTCGATCATGTGAATGGATTGCGCGACCTTCAAGGCATGACGCAATAGATCCTCGTCCTCAGGCATCGGGGCGGCAAGCACCGTCTTTCCCAAGGGAGCGGACACTGCAATCCGGTCTCGAACGGTATTCGCCAACTCCGCTGTCTCCATCGTAGGTGCCATGTCCTCGCTCCCTCACATCATCAGCAAAGGCGGCGTCTGGAGGCCTGCCCGGGTTCCCCCTTCCTCCCGAAGTTTGCTTCCGTGCCCTTCGTCAGCGGGTGCCACTGCGGCAGCCTCTGTCGCGGCCGGCCGGGTGTACCCAGGGATAAATGTCCACGATGTAACGGCCGTGGCCTCGAAGTGGCGGCTCTCGCCTTCCCGTTTCTCGCTCATCGCTGTTTCTCCTGCTCTTCATGGACCTGCCGTACAACGAACAGGCCAGGGCTGTGCTGCCGCTCAATATCCGCAATGAGGCGCTCCTGCAGTTGCTGCGCCGTCTCTCCCGCGCAGCACTCGTGACGTTTGTCATTCACGAGGACTGCCGCAACATCGGCGGAATCGCCTCCGGAGAAGCGGTTCAAAATGACGATGAGCTGTTTTGCGCTCCCACTGCGCTCTTCCAGCTGCTTAATGCGCGATCGGATGTTGGTTGCCATTGGTTCGCTCCTCTAGTGCGGCAAGACGCTTCTCCAGCTCGTCCACTTCGATGATTCGTGCTTGCGCCGAAAGCACGCTCATCACGGCATTGGCTTCGTCCGGAGTCAGCTGACCACCCGCTAGCGCATTCACGACGGTTTGTCCCTGTTCCCCTAGCGATCCGCTCAGACCGTCCAGTGTGATCGGGGAATCCTTGGCTTTCGCCGCCGGAATCAGCCGATCAATGCAGATCCGCAATGCCGTTGCGTCGCCTGCCAGAGCCATATCCACTGCCTTTTTCACGAGGTCAGCGGCGTGCGGTAGCAGCAGCTCTCGCAAGGCCGTGCGCTTGTCCTTTGCGCCTTTGGGCTTGCCCGCTGGATTGCCTGACTGGCCCGGTTTGAATTTCATACCTGCTTTTCCTCTGCAAAATGCAGATCGGCGCACAACGCGACGACTGTTCGTCGCGGCGTGGCGTTCGTACTGGTCATCGGTAGATCGCCGCCGCGGATCGGCTTTAGATGTCGGTCCGCGATCGACGCATCACGGGCGTATTGCAATTCGCCGGTCGGGAGACTCACGAGCAACGGCACGCTGCATTCCACGCCCCAACACGGCTCTCCGTCGCTCGGAACGGCTTCGACAACCTTGACGATCTTTCCGATGTCCGGGTCATTACGCAGACCGCTCCCAACGATGATGGCCAGGTCACCTGGTTGGCAGTTCATGCGATGCTCCTGTTGTCCGAATGCTCGGTGGCCGGCCCGCTGTGGAGGTCCACGTATGGTTTCGCTCGCCAGTCCACGCGCTGGCGGAAA
This window contains:
- a CDS encoding IS3 family transposase (programmed frameshift), translated to MKTSKFTEAQIAFALKQAELGTKVEEVCRKLGISEATFYNWKKRYGGVGPSELRRMRQLEEENAKLKRLVADLSLDKAMLQDVLFKKALKPSRKRTLIDELRDRYRVSLTKACALFHMSRSLYGYRSVARDSSALLARIKEIAATRVHYGYRRVHVMLQREGWKDNHKRVYRLYRAEGLSLRHKRPKRNKSARLRQPKSIVTAINEIWSMDFVSDALFDGRRLRALTVVDNYTRESLAIEVGQSLKGEDVVRVLDAVVAERGAPQTIKVDNGSEFISKAMDRWAYEHGVELDFSRPGTPTDNAKVESFNGRFRQECLNEHWFLSLDDARSKIADWRRYYNESRPHSALQWATPAEFARQARKNTSADESTTPEISTSGRY
- a CDS encoding class I SAM-dependent methyltransferase; protein product: MNDYAEEIKIAHAIAFYENDALVGEMTVALVAEGQRILQIFRFSEDDAEHVAALATLARFPNSAHVLDIGCGVGAVAEIMHALRPDLSFTLQNCSAAQLALCQDFPKIHGDMEAIDAPDGAFDGVMANYAMGHADLQPFLREAARVLRPGGVFFAYDLTTLNVRGFAEALGYVPYVPEDVVRAARAAGFAETESVELPQACISSFWRAGCAAMPERAGVALKAMPIAYRFVREGPQMAAGGQQA
- a CDS encoding phosphoadenosine phosphosulfate reductase domain-containing protein, translated to MAPTMETAELANTVRDRIAVSAPLGKTVLAAPMPEDEDLLRHALKVAQSIHMIERTIQTHQRPVLLFSGGKDSLACLYLLRPWWNRVLVMWANAGDPFPETVEQMERVRQLVPNFVEVEGPGYVRGHSPEQTYPADMVPLSATPVGRMAEASAPRFKVHSKFECCWSNWWLPMYNKVNELGIDLVIRGDREDEKLTNNYALSGGHDPNDRTFLFPLRNWSKDDVFAYLRAEGVEIPHSYAYGMGSLDCLHCTAWLNESGNKLRYLRDRHPDAAAEYERRLRLIQSEQERHVRLMKIALGELEPVGDEGAGD
- a CDS encoding DUF5681 domain-containing protein; this translates as MKFKPGQSGNPAGKPKGAKDKRTALRELLLPHAADLVKKAVDMALAGDATALRICIDRLIPAAKAKDSPITLDGLSGSLGEQGQTVVNALAGGQLTPDEANAVMSVLSAQARIIEVDELEKRLAALEERTNGNQHPIAH